A genome region from Paracoccus stylophorae includes the following:
- a CDS encoding DUF669 domain-containing protein, with the protein MARFDTAFDAAGIEPTTAYEILPAGKYRAQIVESEMRVTKNGMGKYLWLMLDILEGPQQGRKVFDQLNLVNANPTTVEIAQRTLSAICHATGKLQVNDSEELHLIPMTIQVGVKPPKDGYGERNTIRYLVPEAPAQATPPKHAAKHPPRAEQERPCR; encoded by the coding sequence ATGGCACGTTTCGACACCGCCTTTGACGCCGCAGGCATCGAGCCCACCACCGCCTACGAGATCCTGCCCGCGGGCAAGTATCGCGCCCAGATCGTCGAGAGCGAGATGCGCGTCACGAAGAACGGGATGGGGAAGTATCTCTGGCTGATGCTCGACATCCTCGAGGGGCCGCAGCAGGGGCGCAAGGTTTTCGACCAGCTGAACCTGGTGAACGCCAACCCGACCACGGTCGAGATCGCACAGCGCACGCTGTCGGCGATCTGCCACGCCACGGGCAAGCTGCAGGTGAACGACAGCGAGGAGCTGCACCTGATCCCGATGACGATCCAGGTCGGCGTGAAGCCCCCGAAGGACGGCTACGGCGAGCGCAACACGATCCGCTACCTGGTGCCGGAGGCCCCGGCGCAGGCGACCCCGCCGAAGCATGCCGCCAAGCACCCGCCTCGAGCGGAACAAGAAAGACCGTGCCGGTAA